The genomic region ATTAGGGAGTTAGGTATCCTCTCTCATGGATTCTTCCTATATTAGATGGTAATGATGTTGATATCCTTGTAATTATTCAACTAACTAGTTAAGACAGCTGTGATTGATTAGTCACTAAACCACCTAAATGAATACTAATGAAAACTCATTTATCATGGTTgaacataataaattaagaaaCCGAACTACGATAATTGTAATTAAATAACTTGTTATAACCTTTAATCACACTAATAGCGTGCTAAAATAGCAATGAAGTTAAATTTTAAGCAAAAGGAACCAGATAGTTCTGATCATTTTTAACAAAATGAAAGCCACTAATATCAGCGAAAGCAATTTCTTTAGCACCCTTGACCAAAACTCATTTGAAAGCGTCTACTCCAGAAATTGCACACAAAATAATAGAACTGAGAAACTCAATGAAAGCGTGATGCAATATGAAAGCACAtacaaatgattttatttcataaagCTGAAGAAACACAAAATGAATTATGTAttgatgaagatgaagatgaataAAGATAGTACTATTCACCGCCTGAAATGTTCCATAAGGACGAGGTTTTATTGAATCCAGAGCATCCAATTGGTCAGGCAAAGAAGAATGTATAAGAATATTCTCGGACGCTTCCTTTAATAAAGCTACCCTTTTTGCCTCCGTTATTTTCTTTTCCGCCTGAGTGTGAGTCTGAAAGTAAAAAATGAAATGTTGAtattttagaaattaaataGCAAGAGCACAGTTAAACGCTCAGACTATAACAAGAAAATTAGAGTGTAAAAACATTGAAATTGATTTTATAGAATGACAGGACAAGGAGCTATTATATGCATCACAAAATAGATGTTTTCCATCTATTTGCATCAATTAAGTAATACAATACAATGCACTTCATATACTTAGTTACACGAACCATTTCAGTTTAGGAACAGAAAATTGAAACTGGTTCGCAGTATTATTCTCAGAAGGAATAGGACTGCctgtataaaaattaaatatgctaCCTGCATACGAGTCACAAGAACCCATATTGGGTTCGTAAGCAACACATTTAGTGACCTGTGGTATAAAATTGCAATCATgttagggaaaaaaaatatattcatccTAAATGAGATTATCCAGGACGTGAACACAGACAGAGAAACcaaataatttctaaaaaacAAGACTAGTACCCCGCAAGGGCCGCGACAATAAGCCACGAAAGCATTCCTGGAGAGCCGTCCCCGCgtccttttcttttattttcagcCGCTATAGCCTCGGCCTTATTTTTGAAATACTGGTAAAACGAATAATAAACACCCTAGCAGCTTCACAAAGGAGATCATTAGTTAAAAATACAGGAAATATGGAATTAATTTTCAAATGTAAGAAGGTGTAAATAGAATCCCACGGATATTTTGATCGCCACGTAGTGGTCTGTCATCCCAGAATGAACAATAAGAAGAAACACACAAGAACTGGCTAAATCGCGTAGAGTAAAGCAGAACAACGAATGAAACGGTGTCAGCTGCTAATAACACCTGAGAAGCAGCAGACCCAAGCAGAGATGGCTTGAGGCCGCTGTATAGTCCTCCCAAACCTTCACTTCTAATAACCTGCCAACCCCAAATCAGGAGAAAGAAGCGCCCACAGATAAAATTTGGATATCGTAAGTCGTAACAGTAAGAGCCGCGTTACCCTAACAATTTGAGCCAGCGTACTCCCAGCAGCAGCTTGAGGCGAATCCTTCTTAGCCACTCTTTCTGTTTGCTGACGAGTATTTACCTGGAAGTGCATGAATTATTCACCTGGAGAACAATCAAAACGCCATAGGAGCACTGCTGAAGGTGCAAATTAAAGAGGGGAATGTACCGTCTGAAGAGGGTAAGTGATGATTTGGGCAATAATCCCCCCGCCGGCTCCCGCCATCCCATTAACCACCGCATTCGACATACGTAAACTGAATTCGCTGTTCAGGCAATCAACATGTCAATAGAATCTTATCCCCGCATTCTTCGCTCGATACTTATATTTTGAGTAAAACGTGTCTTCGTTTCTTTGGCTTTCATGGTTTATTTCAGCGTGCACAATCGACAGCGTGGTTGAGCTTTAactacaaaaaatatttattttatttgaaaacttaTACAAACTCTAcatacaaaaattttgaatatattatagTACTATGAGATATTACATATGACActgatcatgaaattcatttataaattactatatatttatatgttttctAGACAATTCGGTCctctaaaataattataaagatCTCTCGAGTTTGAAACTAACATCTATGATGTAGTATACTACATTTCATTGGTAGGAACATGGAGATGTCAAAAACATAGTGATGAGTGATCATATCATGAATCACAGAAAAACCCTCACTCGATTTTCCAAATAGTTATCACTTATCAAGTGGATAAGTATGTGGTTATTGTTGTATATTATTAGAGCATCAACATTCTTGTTCAAAATAGGTCGTTCAAATACTCGAATGGGGTTTAAACCAATATAGATGCTTGTTCAAACACTCACACGTCAGCATTTACCCAACTTTCGTTCATTTAAATGAAAGATTTCAATTCCGGAAACCAAAAACCATTCATAATCTCATTCCAGTACATGTCTACACGCTCCAGATATATTATTTCATGAGCGTGCAAGAACACGCTTGAGAGGTCGTGAGATTTGTTAATAATGGTTGGCCCAGCACATAAGATGATTTCTCTTtctttaatgtatttttttgatttaaaattatcatttttttaaaaaaaatccggattttaaaataaattaaatataattttagaaattttaaaaaatcatttatgtTAACGATCATATTACACCAACAATGATAAATtggtattttatatatttaaaaacatttaattttgttaagaACGGTTGGGagtgaaaagtgtttagaaagaggttgaataaacacttgacgaTTTTCGCAATTTTTCGATtgatgaatcagtttagtgataaactgtaTTCACGAATCTTGTTATCAATGTCAATCATTTAACTAATAAAAGTGCGCAAATAACTGAAGGACAGATAGAATATAACTTGAAACGTCcagccctttttattgctttaaaagtattagaaaaatttttttttctaaatttcgtccatcacattaaaatatttttataaaatattttaccctttaaaatgaaacatcaaccaactagcatttttagaacTCAACGAAATAGTCATAGacatgaaatcgtcaatttgttttaccaaacctaaaaagcaataagtttgaaaagtatagctcatactaaacctctcaaaaatctctcaaatgcataaataaatagtcttaaaaatctttaattataaatcatgattcataagtcataagtgcggaaataagtagaagcgctggtcctcgggttgtgtgcaccttcagtccagtcagttcatccgtcaagacctccctcaaactcaccttcatccatcacacctagtgagtctaaatactcaacacaccataatctttataacaaataatacatataaaaccacatgcaacagtgaaaatacttttaggtaaaaataacatttcatgacatgcataaataaatctcaatcctcttcatttttttccttatcatgacataaaaacattttaacatgatcataaacatttttcttttccctttttccttttccttttccttttcctttgttgaattcagatcgttaattgtgactttcctgatcatgatcataagagtcgatggatccatctacatgtaaccacagtactgggcggcggggacatcagcaacactctcaccggtcaactgagccttggcctatcatgattcgaatagaaatacgatcgtcgaggttccctctggggccttttcccataaacgagctccctctggggccttttcccctcacgacattctcattcttaccgttaccacataacctttaccacatattcgcaatgatggaaacacgatcgtcgggctcccactaggaccataaccctcacgatatccccaccattaacgaattagtcacaatcaattcacttccttcaacatttttcatgctcattactttagaaaaatcatgaatagcctttacatttttttttttaaaccaagcatgcaacatgtatttttaaatgtcttccttaaatcattaaaatcccatggaaatttaaaaataataattaaatcatgaacatctcatatacatttaaaaataaccataatatgataaaaatagcatttagggcaccgccatgacctttactaatttttaggtgtaaaaagatcgttttacccctagacgtaaaatttctcgaatttgaattttttcttgatttcttgactctaacatgtcccaaatatttatttaagcttatatgaattttttcataattttatttagcttaaatattagacttttttatttatctttaattaattgttttgacggtgttttaatcccgaaaatcccaaactttaatataaaattcctaaattctaaatttagtctttttatattattttagcgcTTATGAActacgactcgacccccgtgagccgtttttccaatttttccttattttaaaaaccctaaATGACACATAATTTTCACCCCGAGCCAACtctcgattttcacgagttacccccgaacACAATCGAACCAAAACTTGCCCAACACCCTAAACTAGACTACTGGGTCCTAAGTTTACCAAACCACCAGCCCCAAAACCCAAAACGAGACTCCCCAAGAGTGCACCTAACTGGCCGAGACTCCTAGTATCACTAGGACTCTAAGTTGCGCCCCAACCCCTGAACCAACGAGCCCAGCCCTTGAATCATCCCTcgtgcaccctcctaggactctagtgTACCGGCTTGAACCATCCCTAGAACCCCAGCCCAAGCCCCAGTCGCCTGGCAGCAGTGCAACAATCTGCGCGACtttctcgggtagagtcctagctcggctaggactctttcccagCCCTTGGCGTtggtcctagcttggctaggactctctccaAGACTCCCTCATGATCTTGGCTAGTCCTTGGAACGAACCAACCAAGCCCTAGCCCTTGCCACGCAAAGACCGCaccccctaaactcatgacagCAACTTCTCGGCTTGCATGTTCTTGATTCTATGAAAGTTAGCCAAGGGTTGTAAGGGTTTTGTAGGATTACAACTCGTGTATGTGCCTTCCCTAATCGCGTCtagacatcatggcagccccctaACATGCTTGAACAATTTAATGCATCACAATTCATGAAAACGAAGCTTGCATGtgcataaatttgaaattctgaaAACATATGTTAGGTACTTCATGCATCCAATAATTTACGacaatattatgatatgatggatgagaaaagaaagatttaggcgtgcctttgcgttgtATACGCACGAatatccgttgacgacgaagaacgggatgAAAACCTTGGCTTGATCACCAACACCCTTCGAAAATCTCCTTGTTGAtacttgtgtgtgccgtgtgtgtgtATAAGAGAGGGTGGGGAGTGttttctgatttttaaaatagGGTGGCCGAatccttaatgagttaggagtgaaatttgtgaggttttggggttttaaaatacattatttatactaATTACTTACTAATTAGgctttaggcccattaagcctcaaaattaagcccattagttttaattaggttttaaataaagtgttaaaatagttttggtaaaaatggttcgtgaatttaatagccgggttgtcaaaaagttcgtatttttgttgaaaaaccgacaccgataaaatctacgtcccggcgtataaaatcacctcacaatcctttattttcaaaaatactaaaaagcatcgaccatattttaaataattaaaaacaattatttaataaaaacattttacgtttttcagccctcagtccccattcctcgatcgtcacttgaataatccttgaaaatacagttttatgcatgatgataataaaatcataattaacatgtaagcatgtatatcacataattaattaggcaattaaaataatgaattactcattttcaaatttcctagattcgcatgcggttggattacgttgtctaaatattggaccttacaattcctccccccttaatttgaatttcgtcctcgcaATTTAGAACTTACTGAATAgatctggatagcgactcttcaagtctctctcggtttcccaagtagcttcctcttccgagtgattcaaccacttgactttgaccattggaatgactttgttcctCAATcgtctttcttgccttgctaagatttggacaggtctttcttcatatgtcatatttggggttaattgaagaggttcataattaagcacatgtgacggTTTCGACATATACTTCCGCAACATtgaaatgtggaacacattgtgaactcctgcaagcgctggtggcaatgccactctataagctagtgtaccaatcctctccaaaatctcaaatggaccaataaatcttgggccTAGTTTCCCCTttttgccaaaacgcataacacccttcatgggtgctattttcacgaatacgtgatctctgcatagctcttttgtcggctttgcgccgtcttcattctatcgcgaattttgactctaagctcggtagtctcttcaatcacctctggaccaatctctcttctttcaccctcttcgtcccaatgaataggagatctacatttccttccgtaaAGTGACTCacaaggagccatcccgattgatgattgatagctattattgtaggtgagctccactagaggtaattttggttcccaactgccttggaaatcaataacacatgctcgaagtagatcttccaaaatctgtataactctttctgactgtcctATCTCTCGAATATGAAATGCTGTACAGAATAGTAACTTGGttcccatcgctgcatgtagacttttccagaaTGATGATGTGAACCTcagatctctgtcagacacaatggatacaggaatcccatgcagacgaactatctctcgaatatacaactcggcgtactgaatcatggtgaaggtcgtcttgataggtagaagtgcgctgatttagtaagacgatcaactatcacccatatagcattaaatccctcaactgtctttggcaatcccacaacgaagtccatggtgacattttcccatttccactcgggaatagggagtggcttcaatttacctgctggtctttgatgctctgctttaacttgttggcaagtcaaacactcggatacaaacttcagaatgtctctcttcatgcctggccaccaatatagcaactgcaaatctttgtacattttcgtgctcccCGGGTGAATGAAgtaaggtgtgtcatgagcttccttcataataaggcctctcaaagaatcgtcactaggaacccataaccgatctcgataacgaactatatcatccacctctgaatataatttccgacccttggcttcatctctagctctccacttttgtaactgttcctcagtggactgcccatcacgaattctatccCTCAAGTTCGACTGAACCGATAATGTGgaaagattaggggcct from Primulina huaijiensis isolate GDHJ02 unplaced genomic scaffold, ASM1229523v2 scaffold11123_ERROPOS214507, whole genome shotgun sequence harbors:
- the LOC140965563 gene encoding peroxisomal nicotinamide adenine dinucleotide carrier-like isoform X2; translation: MSNAVVNGMAGAGGGIIAQIITYPLQTVNTRQQTERVAKKDSPQAAAGSTLAQIVRVIRSEGLGGLYSGLKPSLLGSAASQGVYYSFYQYFKNKAEAIAAENKRKGRGDGSPGMLSWLIVAALAGSLNVLLTNPIWVLVTRMQTHTQAEKKITEAKRVALLKEASENILIHSSLPDQLDALDSIKPRPYGTFQAACEVYHESGIAGFWKGIVPTLIMVCNPSIQFMIYESLLKHLRTKRASKKQGLKNITALEIFLVGALAKLGATVSTYPLLVVKSRLQAKQEIGGNVSLRYSGTFDAIVKMIRYEGLRSFYKGMSTKIVQSVFAASLLFMVKEELVKAYAVISDTSSKILSNAVK
- the LOC140965563 gene encoding peroxisomal nicotinamide adenine dinucleotide carrier-like isoform X1, which codes for MSNAVVNGMAGAGGGIIAQIITYPLQTVNTRQQTERVAKKDSPQAAAGSTLAQIVRVIRSEGLGGLYSGLKPSLLGSAASQGVYYSFYQYFKNKAEAIAAENKRKGRGDGSPGMLSWLIVAALAGSLNVLLTNPIWVLVTRMQTHTQAEKKITEAKRVALLKEASENILIHSSLPDQLDALDSIKPRPYGTFQAACEVYHESGIAGFWKGIVPTLIMVCNPSIQFMIYESLLKHLRTKRASKKQGLKNITALEIFLVGALAKLGATVSTYPLLVVKFTILQSRLQAKQEIGGNVSLRYSGTFDAIVKMIRYEGLRSFYKGMSTKIVQSVFAASLLFMVKEELVKAYAVISDTSSKILSNAVK